The DNA sequence CGATGTGCTCAAGGCTCAGGGCTGCCCCCAGCGCGTGCTCGTCGACGCCCGCGACCCCGGCGAGCTCACCCATCACCTGGCCTTTGGAAACCTGATCCACGGGATGCTCGAAGACCTCACCGGCGCCGAAGCCCTGGACTTCGACACCTCCCTGGCCCGGCGCCTGCCCGGCCTGCGCCTGGACCTGCTGGCCGCCGGCGTCGACGACGCCACCCTGGCCAGCCTGGAGGTCCACGCCCGCGAGCACTTTGATAACATCCGTCGCCTCACCGCCCCGCGCACCCGCCAGCTCGGCGACGAACCCACGGCCACCCGCGTCGGCTGGAGCGGGCGCCACGTCGAGGCCACGCGCTTCTCCTCGCGCTACGGCCTGGAGGGACGCATCGACCTGGTCGTCGAGAGCCCGCAGGAAGGCGTCCAGATCATCGAGCTCAAAAGCGGCAAACCCTGGGATGACCACATCGGCCAGGTCCGCAGCTACGCCCTGCTATGGGAGGAACTCGCCAGGGCCGAAGGGCTCCCGATGACCGGGCACCTGCTCTACTCCCGCGACGGCACGATGCGCCAGACCTCGCTTGATGACATCGAGCGCGAGCGCCGCATCCTGCGCGCCCGCAACGATCTGGTGGCCCATTACCGCGCCCAGGTCGACCCGGCCTTCGACTACCGCGCCCCCTACTACATGGAAGAGCCCGCGCTCTGCCGCCAGGGCGACTGCCGCTTCCGCCGCGACCGCTGCAAGATGCAGTCGGAGCTTCTGGGGCTGGCGCCCCAACCCGACTACGGCGTGCTCTCCTGGCCCCACACCGATCCCCAACTGGTGCGCCAGGCCCGCGCCTACCACGCCCATATGAGCCGCCTGGTCACCATGGAGCGCTGGAGCGACCACGCCGCGCTGGGAGCCATCTTCGAGCCCCAGCGCTTGAGCGAGCGCGTCGAGGCCGGCCTCTGCGCCCCGGAACTGCACCTGGAAGCCGTCGAGGGCCACCCCGAGCGCGCGCGCCTGCGCGGCAAACACCTGCAGATCTTCTCCCCCGGCGACAGCCTCCTGATCCACCGTGGCGACATCGACGCCTCGCACATCCTGCGCGGGCGCTGCCTGAGCGTCGACGGCGACACCCTGGAGCTGCGCCTGCGCGGGGCCCACTTCCCCGACGCCCTGGCCGGCCCGGGCTACATCGCCGACCAGCCGCCGGCGCGCCTGGGCTACCGCAGCGCGCACCAGGCCCTCTACCGCGTGCTCCGCTCCCAACGCGACGAGCTCCTCCAGGTCCTGGTCCGCCCGCAGACCCCGGGCGCCGCTCCCCTGATGACCGGCGCCGAACGACGCCCCTCCCTGCATCCGGCCACCCTCGACCAGCTCAACGCCCCCCAACGCCAGGCCATCGAGGCCGCGATCAGCGCCCCGCTGGGCGCCCTGATTCAGGGCCCGCCCGGCACCGGCAAGACCACCGTCATCGCCCACCTGACGCTGGAGTTTGCCGAGCGCGACCAGCGCGTCCTCCTGGCCGCGCTCACGCACACCGCCGTCGACACGATGCTCATCAAGCTCCTCGAAGCCGGCGACCTTCGGGGGCGCCCCCCACGCTTTCTGCGCGTGGGCTCGGCCTCGCGCAGCCCGGCGGTCGTCCGCGCCCTGGAGGCCCGCGGCCTGCACCCGGCCGACTACTTTGCCGACGACCTGGCCGCCGCCCACGCCAGCCTCAACCGTCTGGGCAGCCGCGCCGAAGAGCCCCCCATCATCGCCACCACCACCCATAGCGCGCTGCGCGCCCCGCTGATCGCCTTTTTGGAACGCCGCCTGGGCAAACCGGCCTTCGACGTGACGATCGTCGACGAGGCCAGCCAGCTCACCGAACCCCTGGCGCTCGGCCCCATCTCCCTGGCACGGCGCTTCGTGCTGGTGGGCGACCACGCCCAGCTCCCGCCCATCGTCTCCAGCGAGCGCGCCCTCTCGAGCTTCATCGCCTCGGAGAAGAGCCCCTTTGAGCTCAGCGACACCCTGCGCCAGGCCGGGCTGGCCGGGCTCGACCGCAGCCTCTTTGAGCGCCTGGCCACCGCCGGACTCCCCGTCCACATGCTCCAGGTCCAGTACCGCATGAACCGCGCGATCATGAGCTTCCCGGCCGAAACCTTCTACCAGGGCAAGCTCAGCGCGGCCCCCCAGGTCGAAGATCGCCGCATGCCCGCCGGCCCCTACCGCCTCGACGCCCTGACCACCGACGCCCCGGTGAGCTTTGTCGATGTGCGCGGGGTCGAAAACGCCCGCACCAACCTCGCGGAAGCCCACGCCCTACTCGCACTCCTGGGCGAGCTCGCCACCCACGCCCCGGAACTCTCCGTGGGCGTCATCTCGCCATTTCGCGCCCAGGTGCACCTGCTGCGCTCCCTGCTCGCCAGTGCCGAGTTGCCCCCCACCGAGCACAGCATCGACATCGACACCGTGGAGCGCTTCCAGGGCAGCGAGCGCGACGTCATCATCGCCAGCCTGGTCAAAAGCGAGCGCCCCGGAGACTTCCTCAGTGACCCGCGCCGCCTCAACGTCACGTTGACCCGGGCGCGCAAGAAATTGATCATCGTCGGCCACTCCGGCTGCCTGCGCCAGGACCCGCTCTTTCGCCCCTGGCTCGAACACCCGCAGACGACCTGGCACCCCTGGACACACCTATGAACCTGTCGACTCGACATCTGGCCCTTGCCGCCCTGACCCTCCTCTGCGCCGGCCCCCTCAGCGCCTGCCAGAACAACGCCTCCCCCGAGCTCGCCGAAAAAAGCGCCGCCGGAGAGGTTCAGGCCGCCGCCGACACCCCCGTCGGCGTCGCCTGGGCGCCCCCCGAAGTCATCGACCTGCGCCAGCCCGAAGGCCTGCCGATGCAGGCCATCTCCATCGGCAAACCCACCATCTACCCCCGCTGCCACGAACTCTTTGAGCCCGAAGGCAACCCGGGCGCCTGGCCGGTGGAGGCCGACCAGGCGCACCCGGCCCTCTTTGGCTGCGAGCCCGAAGCCTGGCTCGAACTCGCAGATCCCGAGCTGCGCCTGGTCGCCTACGCCCTC is a window from the Lujinxingia litoralis genome containing:
- the plbH gene encoding PLuB system helicase-like protein, with product MLTASAQTPSLDQPPRWDLPSGPLWLLDAPGEAPPALVWRHPWSGGLLKVGMALRHAASTHHPQLAAPQRWWKQDDFLYLSAPYPGGEPLAALGQDRLTFGAAVDALTPMALALKSAHRRGTFHGALSPARVFFDPATSRLSAVGTGEWVVQHTGDRQPSPLADIESLARVLLRLTMPADEARAARPNFETIPSFAIGILERAISPDPARRPQSIDELLAGLRFRSSEGLDAPAFTPLENDAPVSIIGGVVRGLDHFEHPRQGPGLRFTLDHGESGSVGVFFYARHHSEVYTSARNLWEGARLNLIDAAPVADSRGRRFLTAGPDTLPVVEPQWPVSVSDVLKAQGCPQRVLVDARDPGELTHHLAFGNLIHGMLEDLTGAEALDFDTSLARRLPGLRLDLLAAGVDDATLASLEVHAREHFDNIRRLTAPRTRQLGDEPTATRVGWSGRHVEATRFSSRYGLEGRIDLVVESPQEGVQIIELKSGKPWDDHIGQVRSYALLWEELARAEGLPMTGHLLYSRDGTMRQTSLDDIERERRILRARNDLVAHYRAQVDPAFDYRAPYYMEEPALCRQGDCRFRRDRCKMQSELLGLAPQPDYGVLSWPHTDPQLVRQARAYHAHMSRLVTMERWSDHAALGAIFEPQRLSERVEAGLCAPELHLEAVEGHPERARLRGKHLQIFSPGDSLLIHRGDIDASHILRGRCLSVDGDTLELRLRGAHFPDALAGPGYIADQPPARLGYRSAHQALYRVLRSQRDELLQVLVRPQTPGAAPLMTGAERRPSLHPATLDQLNAPQRQAIEAAISAPLGALIQGPPGTGKTTVIAHLTLEFAERDQRVLLAALTHTAVDTMLIKLLEAGDLRGRPPRFLRVGSASRSPAVVRALEARGLHPADYFADDLAAAHASLNRLGSRAEEPPIIATTTHSALRAPLIAFLERRLGKPAFDVTIVDEASQLTEPLALGPISLARRFVLVGDHAQLPPIVSSERALSSFIASEKSPFELSDTLRQAGLAGLDRSLFERLATAGLPVHMLQVQYRMNRAIMSFPAETFYQGKLSAAPQVEDRRMPAGPYRLDALTTDAPVSFVDVRGVENARTNLAEAHALLALLGELATHAPELSVGVISPFRAQVHLLRSLLASAELPPTEHSIDIDTVERFQGSERDVIIASLVKSERPGDFLSDPRRLNVTLTRARKKLIIVGHSGCLRQDPLFRPWLEHPQTTWHPWTHL